A genomic stretch from Ignavibacteria bacterium includes:
- a CDS encoding phage head closure protein: MQTSGNSRILVKDKLIKIFSLYQRKNLDNETITIKHYHHPQNQSLKAYVRNLSASEQFASNANKDNSTIQFTINHRNISNDMYVEFAGKTYAITAPDKYEFYNTDIKFMAKEVAPITAEETEYEVWS; the protein is encoded by the coding sequence ATGCAAACTTCTGGCAACAGTCGAATCCTAGTCAAGGATAAGCTGATCAAGATATTCAGTCTTTATCAGCGAAAAAACCTAGATAATGAAACGATAACAATCAAGCACTATCATCATCCACAGAATCAAAGCCTGAAAGCTTATGTCAGGAATTTAAGCGCATCCGAGCAATTTGCATCAAATGCCAACAAAGATAACAGTACAATCCAGTTTACTATCAACCATCGGAATATCAGCAATGATATGTATGTTGAATTTGCCGGAAAGACGTATGCGATTACGGCTCCTGACAAATATGAATTTTACAATACCGACATCAAGTTTATGGCAAAAGAAGTGGCGCCAATTACGGCAGAAGAAACAGAATATGAGGTGTGGTCATGA
- a CDS encoding phage major capsid protein, with translation MNPKQTRINEIVTRMNELEIELRTADANRIVQIQEEVRNFKAEKDRLRSELEAEARAAFNGGTPVVPQNPEERDEVIANMSKRQKICLLVGKYSRGKKLTDVEKRTLGTALTTTATTYVAATESVDGVNNAGVLISTKLILELLKEEGKLSPILADINFLAISGLVDFPFRKSRTKANAKAEGAEGTDNQMEWGKLSLVKGYLQTIIPVTDEVRALTDFDFGEYVINAILQDINEDWVEDLIYGAGSGDHIKGLTIGATAAVAGGYTAVTDALIKGIKACKGKYRRGAKIYAAQDVADEVLFAVDDNGNFKYPVFNNTTGISSIGPIRLEVDENLHEGDFVIGNVNKWFKVNGLIPLRVETNRITRKGVTEYIASEYCASAPFVGAFIHGTKKA, from the coding sequence ATGAATCCAAAACAAACAAGAATCAACGAGATTGTAACTCGTATGAATGAACTTGAAATTGAACTGCGGACTGCTGATGCAAATCGTATTGTTCAAATTCAGGAAGAAGTCCGTAACTTTAAAGCTGAAAAAGATCGCCTTCGTAGTGAACTTGAAGCGGAAGCCCGCGCAGCTTTTAATGGTGGAACTCCAGTTGTTCCGCAAAATCCTGAAGAACGCGATGAAGTCATCGCCAACATGTCGAAGCGCCAGAAAATTTGCCTGTTGGTAGGCAAGTACTCCCGTGGTAAGAAACTTACTGACGTTGAAAAACGTACTCTGGGAACAGCTTTGACAACTACGGCAACCACTTATGTCGCAGCCACTGAATCAGTTGACGGAGTCAACAATGCCGGCGTCCTGATCTCGACAAAACTCATCCTTGAACTCCTGAAAGAAGAAGGCAAGCTGAGTCCAATCCTGGCTGACATCAATTTCCTTGCCATCTCTGGCTTGGTTGATTTTCCGTTCCGGAAATCTCGTACCAAAGCCAATGCCAAAGCTGAAGGTGCTGAAGGCACTGACAACCAGATGGAATGGGGCAAGTTGTCTCTCGTCAAAGGTTATCTGCAGACTATCATCCCGGTTACCGATGAAGTCCGCGCTCTGACCGATTTTGACTTCGGCGAATATGTCATCAATGCCATTCTGCAGGACATCAACGAAGACTGGGTCGAAGACCTGATCTACGGCGCAGGTTCCGGTGATCACATCAAAGGTTTGACCATTGGCGCTACTGCAGCTGTTGCTGGCGGTTATACTGCCGTTACAGATGCTCTCATCAAAGGCATCAAAGCTTGCAAAGGCAAATATCGCAGAGGAGCCAAGATCTATGCGGCTCAGGATGTTGCCGACGAGGTTCTGTTCGCCGTGGACGACAACGGAAATTTCAAGTATCCGGTTTTCAACAACACCACTGGAATTTCTTCCATTGGTCCGATCCGTCTTGAAGTGGATGAAAATCTCCATGAAGGCGACTTCGTAATCGGAAACGTCAACAAGTGGTTCAAAGTCAATGGCCTGATTCCGCTTCGCGTTGAAACCAACAGAATCACCCGCAAAGGCGTGACCGAGTACATCGCCAGCGAGTATTGCGCATCTGCTCCGTTTGTGGGTGCCTTCATCCATGGAACCAAAAAGGCCTAA
- a CDS encoding HK97 family phage prohead protease, with the protein MFRHNDYRRLMEVRALDPDAANPDEMILEGRAIVYDTKTKLFSYGGVDYYEIIEKGALDEADTKDAFFKYNHSDTVMVMARTKNGTLQLDNSSDGVKIKAKLANITAAKDLYTLVKRGDIDKMSFAFTIREESYDEKEHTWKVRKIDKLFDVAAVAMPAYEDTSLYARRLGDVETRREQVEALELARKRAQVELEILKNL; encoded by the coding sequence ATGTTTAGGCATAACGATTATAGGCGCCTCATGGAGGTCCGGGCCTTGGATCCGGATGCGGCCAATCCTGATGAGATGATCTTAGAGGGGCGCGCCATCGTTTATGATACTAAAACCAAACTTTTTTCCTATGGTGGCGTTGATTACTACGAGATTATTGAAAAAGGTGCCTTGGATGAGGCAGATACAAAAGATGCATTTTTTAAATATAACCATTCGGATACGGTTATGGTCATGGCCAGAACCAAAAATGGCACCTTGCAGTTAGATAATTCGTCGGATGGCGTTAAGATCAAAGCCAAACTTGCGAATATCACTGCTGCGAAGGATCTTTACACGCTAGTTAAGCGCGGAGACATCGATAAGATGAGCTTTGCGTTCACCATAAGGGAAGAATCGTACGATGAAAAAGAACACACATGGAAGGTTCGAAAAATCGACAAGCTTTTCGACGTCGCAGCTGTCGCTATGCCCGCGTACGAAGATACGTCTCTCTATGCCAGACGGCTCGGTGATGTGGAGACACGCCGGGAACAGGTGGAGGCCTTGGAACTGGCTAGAAAACGCGCCCAGGTGGAACTAGAAATCTTAAAAAATTTATAA
- a CDS encoding phage portal protein: MGLIGFIFGNRKNSQQKLNANLVNLLNSSIFSTNYSPELNDSFMSCVQAHARHISKFRPTVYLKDKPYHDELNRLLQMRPNPLMEAGAFYEKVGYHYFAEANVFIYIQRDLNDGREPIVALWVLDPASVEVKMGADKQFYLRFNIQGEQITTDLSSIIHIARNVNNAEFFGQKSEAIKKILNVMNTNYAGIENAIKTSAFLRFILTTTSPMNEKDRIARAKAFADNYLAQDGTGVAYIPSGETITQVNSQPKYANAEEMNHFEEKIYKFLGINDKIVKATFSEDEWQAYYESSIEPLAIKLQNEMTYKLLTQKEREVGNEIRIDANRLQTASLSTRVKIAMIMEKLPVYTPNDVARLLFMPETKNGDKEFSNLNYVDANKANEYQGVGNTKPKESEETGNEPDKK, from the coding sequence ATGGGTTTAATCGGCTTTATTTTCGGGAATCGCAAGAACTCCCAACAGAAGCTTAACGCCAACCTGGTGAATCTGCTGAATTCATCAATCTTCAGCACTAACTACAGCCCGGAACTAAATGACTCTTTTATGAGCTGTGTTCAGGCTCATGCGCGGCATATTTCAAAGTTTAGACCGACCGTTTACCTGAAGGACAAGCCATATCACGACGAACTTAATAGGCTCCTGCAGATGAGACCAAATCCGCTCATGGAAGCCGGGGCTTTTTACGAGAAGGTAGGGTATCACTATTTTGCTGAAGCCAATGTCTTCATCTACATTCAGCGCGATTTGAATGATGGGCGTGAGCCTATTGTAGCCCTTTGGGTGTTGGATCCTGCGTCTGTTGAAGTAAAAATGGGAGCGGATAAGCAGTTCTATCTTCGTTTCAACATCCAAGGCGAACAGATAACCACGGATCTCAGTTCAATTATTCATATCGCCAGGAACGTCAATAATGCCGAATTTTTCGGGCAGAAGAGTGAGGCAATCAAGAAGATCCTCAATGTTATGAATACAAACTATGCAGGAATTGAAAATGCTATTAAGACCAGCGCTTTCTTGCGTTTCATCCTGACGACAACGTCACCCATGAACGAGAAGGACCGTATCGCCAGGGCAAAGGCCTTTGCTGATAATTATCTGGCCCAAGATGGTACGGGGGTTGCCTACATTCCTTCTGGTGAAACAATCACCCAAGTGAACAGTCAGCCTAAATATGCAAATGCCGAGGAAATGAACCACTTCGAAGAGAAGATCTATAAGTTCCTGGGAATCAACGATAAGATTGTAAAAGCTACTTTTTCGGAAGATGAATGGCAGGCCTATTATGAGAGCTCAATCGAACCATTGGCCATTAAGCTTCAGAACGAAATGACCTATAAACTTCTCACCCAGAAAGAGCGGGAAGTAGGCAATGAGATCCGCATCGATGCCAATCGGCTGCAGACCGCAAGCTTGTCAACCCGGGTAAAGATAGCCATGATCATGGAGAAGCTCCCAGTTTATACGCCTAATGATGTGGCCAGACTGCTCTTTATGCCGGAGACCAAAAATGGTGACAAGGAATTCAGCAATCTGAATTATGTTGATGCAAACAAAGCTAATGAATACCAAGGAGTAGGAAATACAAAGCCAAAGGAAAGCGAGGAAACGGGTAATGAACCAGACAAGAAATGA
- a CDS encoding terminase large subunit encodes MANYIREYYEEITRGRIVVSKKIRKQMDRLVNLLDHPEENYITKVNLDGSTYKEYFVFDEKAASLPISFIETFCRHIKGEFAGRPIILELWQKAIIQALYGFVSVVDGYRRFRRIHLYVARKNGKTLLAACLIVYELLVGGEAGAECYTAATKQDQAKIAWDMAKLIIQKNPSLLGKFRITVNGIYTKPYSDSYFKPVSKESKKLDGANAHIVHIDELHAITDSNIVDVLWDSTKSRKQPIEIITTTMGTVRVSTFDETYEYDENFLEGIYTDDRLLVFCYELDEENEWKDRACWIKANPNLGVSQSISDLAEEVQKALNDSSKVVNLLCKSFNVRQTSRKAWLTFEEFNNTEVFDLSKFDDALVVGGFDLSRTGDLTSFTTLLFDKKKKKIVAETMYWVTKKYLEKATKVPFKQWVRQGLVRVSGDEKINYHDIVDYVWEQFEKHNWKYVAINYDSYSAEYLVEELAQKGYSRKYILNPVIQGFKTLSIPMQELGSDLKEKKLSYQNNPVTKWCLSNVDLVTDRNGNYMPDKSNYERKIDGVSTIIDGYVAYCQNKEYYMAEE; translated from the coding sequence ATGGCCAACTACATCCGCGAGTACTACGAAGAAATCACCCGGGGGCGTATCGTGGTCTCCAAAAAAATCCGGAAGCAGATGGATCGATTGGTTAATCTGCTTGATCATCCGGAAGAAAACTATATTACCAAAGTCAATCTTGACGGATCGACTTACAAAGAATATTTTGTATTTGACGAAAAGGCAGCGTCTCTTCCGATTAGTTTTATCGAAACGTTCTGTCGGCACATCAAAGGCGAGTTTGCAGGCAGGCCCATTATCCTGGAACTGTGGCAAAAGGCCATCATCCAGGCATTGTATGGATTCGTTTCTGTTGTTGACGGGTACCGCCGCTTCAGGCGGATCCATCTGTACGTTGCCCGGAAGAACGGAAAGACTTTATTGGCCGCATGTTTAATTGTCTACGAACTGCTCGTAGGTGGAGAAGCCGGTGCTGAGTGCTATACAGCTGCTACCAAACAGGATCAGGCCAAGATCGCCTGGGACATGGCCAAGTTGATCATCCAGAAGAATCCGTCATTGCTAGGGAAGTTCCGCATCACGGTAAATGGGATTTATACCAAGCCCTACAGCGACAGCTATTTCAAGCCGGTATCGAAGGAATCCAAGAAGCTTGACGGTGCCAATGCTCATATCGTCCACATCGATGAATTGCACGCGATTACGGATAGTAACATTGTGGACGTTCTCTGGGATTCAACCAAATCCCGCAAACAGCCAATCGAGATCATCACGACGACCATGGGAACCGTCCGTGTATCCACATTTGACGAGACTTATGAATATGACGAGAATTTTCTTGAAGGTATTTATACTGATGACCGTTTGCTTGTATTCTGTTATGAACTGGATGAAGAAAACGAGTGGAAGGACAGGGCTTGCTGGATAAAAGCTAATCCGAATTTGGGTGTGTCGCAATCGATTTCCGATCTGGCTGAAGAAGTGCAAAAAGCGCTCAACGATTCATCCAAGGTTGTTAACCTGCTTTGCAAATCATTCAATGTCCGGCAGACGAGCCGTAAGGCCTGGCTGACTTTTGAGGAATTCAATAACACCGAAGTCTTTGACTTGTCGAAGTTTGACGATGCACTTGTTGTTGGAGGTTTTGACCTTTCCAGAACCGGCGACTTAACATCTTTTACGACATTGCTGTTTGACAAGAAAAAGAAGAAAATTGTTGCAGAGACAATGTATTGGGTCACCAAGAAGTATCTGGAAAAAGCCACCAAGGTGCCTTTCAAGCAATGGGTTAGGCAGGGATTGGTCAGGGTCAGTGGTGATGAGAAGATAAATTATCATGACATCGTTGATTACGTCTGGGAGCAGTTTGAAAAGCACAACTGGAAGTATGTCGCAATCAATTATGACTCATACTCGGCGGAATACCTGGTTGAGGAACTGGCCCAGAAGGGTTACTCGAGAAAATATATTTTGAATCCGGTAATTCAAGGGTTTAAGACGTTATCTATTCCGATGCAGGAACTTGGATCGGACCTGAAAGAGAAAAAATTGAGTTACCAGAACAATCCGGTCACCAAATGGTGTCTATCCAATGTTGACTTAGTTACTGACCGTAACGGAAATTATATGCCTGACAAGAGCAATTACGAACGAAAGATTGATGGCGTGTCCACGATCATAGACGGCTATGTTGCTTATTGCCAGAACAAAGAATATTACATGGCGGAAGAGTAG